In Dermatophilus congolensis, a genomic segment contains:
- a CDS encoding succinate dehydrogenase/fumarate reductase iron-sulfur subunit, which produces MRINLKIWRQAGPTAQGALHDYVVDDISEDMSFLEMLDVLNEELNDRGEEPIAFDSDCREGICGMCGLVINGRPHGNDGGATRTNTTTCQLHMRSFRDGETITIEPWRANAFPVIKDLIVDRTAFDRIIASGGFISVNTGAAPEAHSVPVPKKDADRSFESAACIGCAACVAACPNAAGMLFLGAKVTHLGLLPQGQPERWDRVQAMVATHDNEGFGGCTNIGECSAACPKDIPMDVISRLNTDLRKSFLHI; this is translated from the coding sequence GTGAGAATCAACCTGAAGATCTGGCGTCAGGCCGGCCCCACCGCTCAGGGGGCGCTGCATGACTATGTTGTTGATGACATCAGCGAGGACATGTCGTTCCTGGAGATGCTCGATGTGCTCAATGAAGAGTTGAATGATCGTGGTGAAGAGCCGATCGCGTTCGACTCTGACTGCCGTGAAGGTATTTGCGGCATGTGTGGTTTGGTTATCAATGGCCGCCCTCACGGCAATGATGGTGGTGCTACCCGCACCAACACGACAACGTGCCAGCTACATATGCGTAGCTTCCGTGATGGCGAGACAATCACGATTGAGCCGTGGCGAGCCAATGCGTTCCCGGTGATTAAAGACTTGATCGTGGACCGTACGGCTTTTGACCGCATTATTGCCTCGGGCGGATTCATTTCGGTTAACACCGGTGCTGCTCCGGAAGCGCACTCGGTGCCCGTGCCGAAGAAAGATGCTGATCGATCCTTCGAATCAGCTGCGTGCATTGGCTGTGCGGCGTGTGTGGCTGCATGTCCGAACGCGGCAGGAATGCTCTTCCTTGGTGCAAAGGTGACGCACTTGGGCTTGCTTCCACAGGGGCAGCCAGAACGTTGGGATCGGGTGCAGGCCATGGTCGCCACGCATGACAACGAAGGGTTTGGCGGCTGCACGAACATTGGTGAGTGTTCGGCTGCATGCCCGAAGGACATCCCGATGGATGTTATCTCGCGACTTAATACAGATCTGCGGAAATCTTTCTTGCATATCTGA